One Blattabacterium cuenoti DNA window includes the following coding sequences:
- a CDS encoding dUTP diphosphatase: MNNIFNIFPKKIYNMNGLIFLSSLNRKSISTGFFISLNVFNKYFFFLKKVFIKTFCIIHITKYMEIKIIIINISYKRILIYPKDKIGTINFVVKTNINWKPSFILNDSKRGTKCFGSTGI; the protein is encoded by the coding sequence ATGAATAATATCTTTAATATTTTTCCTAAAAAAATTTATAATATGAATGGCTTAATTTTTTTAAGTTCATTGAATAGAAAATCTATATCAACAGGTTTTTTCATTTCATTAAATGTTTTTAATAAATACTTTTTTTTTTTAAAAAAAGTATTTATTAAAACTTTTTGTATTATTCACATAACAAAATATATGGAAATTAAAATAATTATTATTAATATTTCTTATAAAAGAATTCTTATTTATCCAAAAGATAAAATAGGAACAATAAATTTTGTTGTTAAAACAAATATTAATTGGAAACCTTCATTTATTCTTAATGATAGCAAAAGAGGAACAAAATGTTT